One Bacteroidales bacterium DNA segment encodes these proteins:
- a CDS encoding BatD family protein — protein sequence MNKNLNILIITFLILFSNASYSQKLTASANETQVFINSQLQVTYSLTGGSADNFYPPSFKGFQVVGQSTSSGGGMTIIVNGKVVQGGGGEEQWIYFLVPTSIGKFTIDAAMATVNGKKIQSNTLTIEVVSSGSKTAKQQNQSNQNIPDVKDKDIFVKAFVNKNNPLQGEQIIVTYKIYTRVPISQYTIDKLSQFSGFWSQDLLKENEKIKQSNETINGVTYVVAEIRKVALFPQKSGTLTIAPLEIECLAQIKIKTKRNDPFADFFKDPFFSNFPDPFAESYQNVKKSLKSNALAINVKPLPSANKPDDFKGTVGSFSLSSQIDKTKLKTNEAANLKFTISGTGNIKLVEKPALSFPPDLETYDPKINDNINNILSGISGSRTFEYLVIPRSAGTFKIKPVSFSYFDLNKNKYITLTSPEYTLRVEKGSGNEAGAVVTGINKEELKYLGSDIQFIKNQKFALKPLGIYFYNSLNFYLLLLIPFLLFLIFVFLNRKRIKENSNIVLVKYKRATKVARKHLKTANKFLKENNKEKFYDEMFKAMWGYIGDKLSIPVSDLTKDNMVETLKMKNVEEELINKYLEILNYCEFARFAPSGELTEMKNLYSKTIDLISELEQKIK from the coding sequence ATGAATAAGAATTTAAACATATTAATTATAACTTTTTTAATTCTATTTTCAAATGCGTCATATTCGCAAAAGCTCACTGCATCTGCGAATGAAACGCAGGTTTTTATAAATTCACAGTTGCAGGTTACATATTCTCTGACAGGCGGTTCGGCTGATAATTTTTATCCTCCTTCATTTAAAGGTTTTCAGGTTGTCGGGCAGTCCACATCTTCGGGAGGAGGAATGACGATTATTGTCAACGGAAAAGTTGTTCAGGGCGGTGGAGGAGAGGAGCAGTGGATTTATTTTCTTGTTCCAACTTCTATCGGTAAATTTACAATTGACGCGGCAATGGCAACAGTTAACGGGAAAAAAATACAATCAAATACATTAACAATAGAAGTTGTTAGCAGCGGAAGTAAAACCGCAAAACAACAAAATCAATCTAACCAAAATATACCTGATGTAAAAGACAAGGATATTTTTGTGAAAGCTTTTGTTAATAAAAATAATCCATTGCAGGGCGAGCAAATAATAGTTACATATAAAATTTATACAAGAGTTCCGATTTCACAATATACAATTGACAAACTTTCGCAATTTTCAGGTTTTTGGTCGCAGGATTTACTCAAAGAAAATGAAAAAATAAAACAATCTAACGAAACAATTAACGGCGTTACCTATGTAGTTGCAGAAATAAGAAAAGTTGCCCTTTTCCCGCAAAAAAGCGGAACTCTCACTATTGCTCCTCTCGAAATCGAATGTCTTGCACAAATAAAAATCAAAACAAAACGAAATGACCCCTTTGCCGATTTTTTTAAAGACCCTTTTTTCAGCAATTTTCCTGACCCCTTTGCAGAATCATACCAGAATGTTAAAAAAAGTCTGAAATCAAATGCACTTGCAATTAATGTCAAGCCATTGCCATCAGCAAATAAACCTGATGATTTTAAAGGAACAGTGGGAAGCTTTTCTTTAAGTTCGCAAATTGATAAAACAAAACTTAAAACTAACGAAGCGGCAAATCTGAAATTTACAATTTCGGGTACTGGAAATATTAAACTTGTTGAAAAGCCCGCTCTTTCTTTTCCTCCCGATTTGGAAACTTATGACCCGAAAATAAATGATAATATAAATAACATCCTATCGGGAATTTCGGGTAGCAGGACTTTTGAATATCTTGTAATACCAAGAAGTGCAGGAACATTTAAAATAAAACCTGTTTCATTTTCATATTTTGATTTGAATAAAAATAAATACATAACTTTAACTTCTCCCGAATACACTTTACGGGTTGAAAAAGGAAGCGGCAACGAAGCAGGTGCTGTTGTAACGGGCATTAATAAAGAAGAATTGAAATATCTGGGAAGTGATATTCAGTTTATAAAAAATCAGAAATTCGCACTAAAACCTTTAGGAATATATTTTTATAATTCACTTAACTTTTATTTGCTTCTGCTCATTCCGTTTTTATTATTTTTAATCTTTGTATTTTTAAATAGAAAGCGAATAAAAGAAAACAGCAACATTGTTCTGGTAAAATACAAAAGAGCCACTAAAGTTGCACGTAAGCATTTGAAAACGGCAAATAAATTCCTGAAAGAAAATAATAAGGAAAAATTTTATGACGAAATGTTCAAGGCAATGTGGGGATACATTGGCGATAAACTCAGCATTCCTGTTTCCGACCTCACAAAAGATAATATGGTTGAAACTCTTAAAATGAAAAATGTGGAAGAAGAATTAATAAATAAATATCTCGAA